In Melitaea cinxia chromosome 4, ilMelCinx1.1, whole genome shotgun sequence, a single genomic region encodes these proteins:
- the LOC123670475 gene encoding uncharacterized protein LOC123670475 → MSGPYLDGLGQRKRKNNESSSSEDENSDFFFSDGGCKKKLYKKRHVAPSDAEVIPKFRPEDTNSNIIGWLHKIDQLGDVYGWDHTDRTFIMQLRLRGSAREWYDDLDNYDLTWDEWKEMLQTAFPRSTDYMDKLERMLARTKEDKETMTKYYHEKLSLVKRCNITGEDAISCIIRGLPYELRANAKAYTCNTPEQLYYGYLSSLENFKRMETQTVRKSTFNIKPSAPAEDMLHVSAVGSRSTRL, encoded by the exons ATGTCTGGACCTTACTTAGATGGTTTGGGCcaacgcaaacgaaaaaataatgaatcaagCAGCTCGGAAGATGAAaacagtgatttttttttctctgacgGTGGTTGTAAAAAGAAACTGTACAAAAAACGACACGTTGCTCCCAGTGATGCGGAAGTGATCCCTAAATTTCGACCGGAGGACACTAATAGCAATATTATAGGTTGGCTGCACAAAATAGATCAATTGGGCGACGTTTATGGCTGGGATCACACCGATCGAACATTTATTATGCAATTACGACTACGTGGCTCCGCCCGAGAATGGTACGACGATCTCGATAATTATGACCTGACATGGGATGAATGGAAGGAGATGCTGCAGACTGCCTTTCCACGATCGACTGATTACATGGACAAATTAGAACGGATGTTGGCGAGGACAAAAGAAGACAAAGAGACTATGACGAAGTATTATCATGAGAAATTGTCTTTAGTTAAGAGATGTAACATCACCGGCGAAGATGCTATCTCGTGTATAATTCGTGGACTACCTTATGAACTGAGAGCCAACGCTAAAGCATATACTTGTAATACTCCTGAACAATTATATTATGGCTATTTATCATCATTAGAAAATTTCAAACGAATGGAAACACAAACTGTGCGGAAATCAAC GTTCAACATCAAGCCATCAGCTCCAGCCGAAGATATGCTACATGTGTCGGCGGTCGGGTCACGAAGCACGAGACTGTAG